One window of the candidate division KSB1 bacterium genome contains the following:
- a CDS encoding TonB-dependent receptor: MRIFSAFPEGLAPALIGVLLLPLAAMAGITGKIAGQVTDAKTGEPLPGATVIIRAQIIDGRETALQPVQGTGADGKGRYFLINVRPGQYVLEASVIGYQRVVKRPIRVEVDRTSTVDFALHEEALAGEEVVVTAERPLVVKDLTSSSAKVSGEDLKALPVEGFQEVLTLQAGVTRGLGGDLHIRGGRSSEIQFYVDGIAIANPFSNSLAVPVENNAIQELEVISGTFNAEYGQAMSGIVNIVTREGSENYRGSFSAYAGDFLSRRDEIFYNIGRIDPLAQRYAEADLSGPLFTPKLKFFASGRFTDQENWLYGRRVFLPGDSSSFRATDPSQYYLERRGDSSAVPMNPYRSLSGQVKLTCNLTAKFKLSYNLLASTSKGQSYSNFYRLNPDYRPTSYTRAFNHMFRIDHVLGRRAFYTLNLAVYENDVKSYVYQNPFDPRYRTTFERGVQPQFVFSTGGVSPSHFYRNGRSYALRGDFTLQANHAHLLKAGAELRYHKLKNEFFNVEVNPRKYGDYAVRIPPLSSFDHDAYQRDPLEFAAYLQDKIEIKDLIVNAGLRFDYFDARARVPVDLRDPGNKIFTREQALAYRRVKAKTQVSPRLGLAFPITAQGVIHASYGQFFQIPEFSRLYDNPEFEVVGAYNSIIGNADLEPQRTDMYEVGLQQQLTRFLAVDLTGFYRDVRNLLGTDLHETYAADLYGRYTNSDYGSVRGVTLSAEIRLPEYHLTGGVDYTYQVAKGIASDPRQKFFDAQGRNESAIVLADLDWDLRHNGNAYLNYARPSWGGSLIARLNSGYPFTPARFIELRNEGRYKGELFLDLRAYKRFALGMVRPEIFVKVDNLLDSFRRDLLPEIDPRDEAAHRANGLDIINTRYQFALNPAAQPVPREVKVGVKVDF, encoded by the coding sequence ATGCGCATTTTCTCCGCGTTCCCCGAGGGTCTGGCGCCTGCCCTGATCGGCGTCCTGCTGCTGCCGCTGGCGGCAATGGCCGGTATCACCGGCAAAATTGCCGGGCAGGTGACGGACGCGAAAACCGGTGAGCCGTTGCCGGGCGCCACCGTGATCATTCGCGCGCAAATTATTGACGGCCGTGAAACCGCGCTGCAGCCCGTGCAGGGCACCGGCGCCGATGGCAAGGGTCGCTACTTCCTCATCAATGTGCGGCCCGGACAGTATGTGCTGGAAGCCTCGGTGATCGGCTACCAGCGGGTGGTGAAGCGTCCCATCCGCGTCGAAGTTGATCGCACCAGCACGGTTGATTTCGCTTTGCACGAGGAAGCGCTCGCCGGCGAAGAGGTGGTCGTCACCGCCGAACGGCCGCTGGTGGTCAAGGATCTCACTTCCTCCTCGGCAAAAGTTTCGGGGGAAGATCTCAAGGCGCTGCCGGTCGAGGGATTTCAGGAGGTGCTCACCCTGCAGGCGGGCGTGACACGTGGTTTGGGCGGCGATCTCCACATTCGCGGCGGCCGCAGCAGCGAGATTCAGTTTTATGTCGATGGCATCGCCATCGCCAATCCCTTCAGCAACAGCCTGGCGGTGCCGGTGGAAAACAATGCGATCCAGGAGCTGGAGGTGATCAGTGGCACCTTCAATGCCGAATACGGCCAGGCGATGAGCGGCATTGTCAACATCGTCACGCGTGAGGGCTCCGAAAACTATCGCGGCAGTTTTTCGGCCTATGCCGGCGACTTCCTGTCGCGCCGCGACGAAATCTTTTACAACATCGGCAGGATTGACCCGCTGGCGCAGCGCTATGCGGAAGCCGATCTCAGCGGCCCGCTGTTTACGCCCAAACTCAAGTTTTTTGCCTCCGGCCGGTTCACCGACCAGGAGAATTGGCTTTATGGCCGGCGCGTGTTTCTGCCGGGCGATTCATCCTCCTTCCGCGCCACCGATCCCAGCCAGTACTATCTCGAACGGCGCGGCGACTCCTCGGCGGTACCGATGAATCCTTATCGCAGCCTGTCGGGACAGGTCAAGCTCACCTGCAACCTCACGGCAAAATTCAAACTGTCCTACAATCTGCTCGCCAGCACCAGCAAAGGCCAGAGCTACAGCAATTTTTACCGCCTGAATCCGGATTACCGGCCGACGAGCTACACCCGGGCCTTCAACCACATGTTCCGCATCGACCATGTGCTGGGCCGGCGCGCGTTTTACACGCTCAATCTCGCGGTCTATGAAAACGATGTGAAGAGCTACGTCTACCAAAACCCGTTCGATCCGCGTTACCGCACGACCTTCGAGCGCGGCGTGCAACCGCAGTTCGTCTTTTCCACCGGCGGCGTCAGCCCCTCGCATTTCTACCGCAATGGCAGGAGCTATGCCCTGCGCGGTGATTTTACCCTCCAGGCCAACCATGCCCATCTTCTCAAAGCCGGTGCCGAGCTGCGCTATCACAAGCTGAAAAACGAATTCTTCAATGTCGAAGTCAATCCGCGCAAATACGGCGATTATGCCGTGCGCATACCGCCGCTGAGTTCCTTCGACCATGATGCCTATCAGCGCGATCCGCTGGAATTTGCCGCCTACCTGCAGGACAAGATCGAGATCAAAGACCTGATCGTGAATGCCGGGCTGCGTTTCGATTATTTCGATGCGCGCGCCCGCGTGCCGGTGGATTTGCGCGACCCCGGCAACAAGATCTTCACCCGCGAGCAAGCGCTGGCTTACCGCCGTGTCAAAGCGAAGACCCAGGTCTCGCCGCGTTTGGGGCTGGCGTTTCCCATCACCGCCCAGGGGGTCATCCATGCCTCCTACGGCCAGTTCTTCCAGATTCCCGAATTCAGCCGCCTCTACGACAATCCCGAGTTCGAAGTGGTCGGTGCATACAACAGCATCATTGGCAACGCCGACTTGGAGCCGCAGCGCACGGACATGTATGAAGTGGGCCTGCAGCAGCAGCTCACCCGCTTTCTGGCCGTGGATCTCACCGGCTTTTACCGCGATGTGCGCAATCTGCTCGGCACCGATCTGCACGAAACCTATGCCGCGGACCTCTACGGCCGCTACACCAACTCCGATTATGGCAGCGTGCGCGGCGTAACGTTGTCGGCGGAGATTCGTCTGCCGGAATATCATCTCACCGGCGGCGTGGATTATACCTATCAAGTCGCCAAGGGCATCGCCAGTGACCCGCGCCAGAAGTTCTTCGATGCCCAGGGCCGCAACGAAAGCGCCATCGTACTAGCGGATCTTGACTGGGATCTGCGCCACAATGGCAACGCTTATTTGAATTATGCCCGGCCCTCCTGGGGCGGCAGTTTGATCGCCCGCCTGAATTCCGGCTATCCCTTCACCCCGGCACGCTTCATCGAACTGCGCAACGAAGGCCGGTACAAGGGCGAACTGTTTCTCGATCTGCGGGCCTACAAACGCTTTGCTCTTGGCATGGTGCGCCCCGAAATCTTCGTGAAGGTGGACAATTTGCTCGACAGCTTCCGCCGCGATCTGCTGCCGGAAATCGACCCGCGCGACGAGGCCGCGCACCGCGCCAATGGTCTTGACATCATCAACACGCGCTATCAGTTTGCCCTCAACCCGGCGGCGCAACCGGTGCCGCGTGAGGTGAAAGTGGGGGTGAAGGTCGATTTCTAA
- a CDS encoding FAD-dependent oxidoreductase — protein MKIVHTITTDVAVLGGGPAGVGAGLAAVRAGARTLLIEQYGFLGGMAAAALALPWRYRQETALLPEFEEILARCRTLGVCAAPFPDYADANSRLILLDPETIKYALQEQVLAAGVDLLLHAKVIILRRVQQRIVTAIIHCREGGVSVRATAFIDATGTGAFCRGNSPVPLAYSFVVADLPRLRNSGQDLGGYFACFLQQREALQRVLPDHGLARLQEEQPEFRAVQNVCFDPAWRSGELLIHLLFAPPVSPEEAAALTHAELRGQALSHRLVEYFRKQVAGFETARILMTPAQVGLRRPWQVPETVDAGNLLVAGRHALPPSPDAAWTSLAPHTFASGVAAGQRAAAIAGI, from the coding sequence ATGAAGATTGTCCACACCATCACGACGGATGTTGCCGTGCTCGGCGGCGGCCCGGCGGGCGTCGGTGCTGGCCTGGCTGCCGTGCGCGCCGGCGCACGCACGCTGCTCATCGAACAGTATGGCTTTTTGGGAGGCATGGCGGCCGCGGCGCTGGCCCTGCCCTGGCGTTATCGCCAGGAAACCGCTTTGCTGCCGGAGTTTGAAGAAATCCTGGCGCGCTGCCGCACGCTCGGGGTTTGCGCCGCTCCCTTTCCGGATTATGCCGATGCCAATTCGCGCCTGATCCTGCTCGATCCCGAGACGATCAAATATGCGCTGCAGGAACAGGTCCTGGCGGCGGGTGTGGATTTGCTGTTGCACGCCAAAGTCATTATTTTGCGCCGCGTGCAGCAGAGGATCGTGACGGCCATCATACATTGCCGGGAAGGCGGGGTGTCGGTGCGGGCCACAGCTTTCATTGATGCCACCGGCACGGGGGCTTTTTGCCGCGGGAATTCACCGGTGCCGCTGGCCTATTCCTTCGTGGTGGCCGATCTCCCGCGTCTGCGCAACAGCGGGCAGGACCTGGGCGGCTACTTCGCCTGTTTTCTGCAGCAACGGGAGGCGCTGCAGCGTGTGCTGCCGGACCACGGGCTGGCGCGGCTGCAAGAGGAGCAGCCCGAGTTTCGTGCAGTGCAGAATGTCTGTTTCGATCCAGCCTGGCGCAGCGGCGAGCTGCTCATCCACCTGCTGTTTGCGCCGCCGGTATCGCCGGAGGAGGCGGCGGCTCTCACGCATGCGGAGCTGCGGGGGCAGGCGTTGTCGCATCGCCTGGTGGAATACTTCCGGAAGCAGGTGGCAGGTTTTGAGACCGCGCGCATTCTGATGACGCCGGCGCAAGTGGGGCTGCGGCGACCGTGGCAGGTTCCGGAAACGGTCGACGCCGGCAATCTTCTCGTGGCCGGTCGGCATGCACTGCCCCCCTCGCCGGACGCCGCCTGGACCAGCCTGGCACCGCATACGTTTGCCAGCGGTGTGGCTGCCGGACAACGGGCCGCGGCAATCGCCGGCATCTGA
- a CDS encoding PorV/PorQ family protein → MMKKFALLFLLLAGAAGAQTKVGTTAGAFLQIGVGGRGAAMGETAVASAADVSAIYWNPALAATLARGQAYFNHTTWFADIDVNYGAVMLSFDEIGQFALSFYSLNSGQLEITTEEREEGTGQLFTVQDLMLGLTYSRSLTDRFTFGGTVKLIRQALWDMSAATIGLDVGLTYRTPFNPVTIGMSISNFGGEMRLSGTNTAVRYDPDPRVGGNNDGIVADLRTRSWDLPVTFRAGFAYRVLETRLNRVLLSGDVLYPNNNDNYLNLGAEYSLNNLFFLRAGYRQLMLDDAEGGLAAGVGFHYKNVRIDFAHTDRGRLHSPQYFSVGVDF, encoded by the coding sequence ATGATGAAGAAATTCGCGCTGCTGTTTTTGCTGCTGGCCGGCGCTGCGGGCGCGCAGACCAAAGTCGGCACCACCGCCGGTGCCTTTCTGCAGATCGGCGTGGGCGGCCGGGGTGCGGCCATGGGTGAAACCGCGGTGGCGAGCGCGGCCGATGTTTCCGCGATTTACTGGAACCCGGCACTCGCCGCCACCCTCGCCCGGGGCCAGGCCTATTTCAATCACACCACCTGGTTCGCCGACATCGACGTCAACTACGGTGCGGTGATGTTGTCTTTCGATGAGATCGGCCAATTCGCGCTGTCTTTCTACTCGCTGAATTCGGGCCAGCTCGAGATCACCACCGAGGAACGGGAGGAAGGCACCGGCCAATTGTTCACCGTGCAGGATCTCATGCTCGGCCTGACCTACAGTCGCAGTCTGACCGATCGCTTCACTTTTGGCGGCACGGTCAAGCTGATTCGGCAGGCGCTGTGGGACATGTCGGCGGCCACCATCGGTCTCGATGTCGGTCTCACGTATCGCACACCGTTCAACCCGGTGACGATCGGCATGAGCATTTCCAATTTCGGCGGCGAGATGCGGCTGTCCGGCACCAACACCGCGGTGCGTTACGATCCGGATCCGCGCGTGGGCGGCAACAATGACGGCATCGTGGCGGACCTGCGCACGCGCTCGTGGGATTTGCCCGTGACCTTCCGCGCCGGTTTCGCGTATCGCGTGCTGGAGACGCGGCTGAACCGCGTGCTGTTGAGCGGCGACGTGCTTTATCCCAACAACAACGACAATTATCTCAACCTGGGCGCAGAATACAGCCTCAACAACCTCTTTTTTCTGCGTGCCGGTTATCGCCAGCTCATGCTCGATGATGCGGAGGGCGGGCTGGCGGCCGGTGTCGGGTTTCACTACAAGAACGTGCGCATCGATTTTGCCCATACCGACCGCGGCCGCCTGCACAGTCCGCAGTATTTCTCGGTGGGCGTTGATTTTTGA
- a CDS encoding DUF2334 domain-containing protein, with translation MARLLLLWLLLTAAVAGAQPQKLIVVLRVDDIMSRNLTILPRSISAFEQAAQSRGAKVTWVTIPHRLIESANQDGMLKRELIASTGRGHEIAMHGYTHICQRCSQSSHEMFCTTHNLPFTYAQQEKLVYDGRQILADSLGVQALTFVPPGHHADSTTYRVLVDQGFRWISTSGPAKVSVAGGLFNLPPHREYTWQMVPASYQARLHQALQDVRSLGRADGYFCLLFHDPFTRPGYENGLVVRWVGEVLDSLRAEYGSDLVFMTLAEAAQHFAGRLTAVTQHNAAPLAGALVQNYPNPFNAATLIEFRLAQAAPVQMTVFNANGQAVAQLLDGRLPQGTHRVRWQAAAAASGVYYLRLQAGASNTTCKLLLLR, from the coding sequence ATGGCGAGATTGCTCCTGCTCTGGTTGCTGCTCACTGCGGCGGTCGCCGGTGCGCAACCACAAAAACTGATCGTCGTGCTGCGCGTGGATGACATCATGTCACGCAACCTCACCATTCTGCCGCGCAGCATTTCCGCGTTCGAACAGGCGGCGCAAAGCCGCGGTGCCAAAGTCACCTGGGTGACGATTCCCCACCGGCTGATCGAATCCGCCAACCAGGATGGCATGCTCAAACGCGAACTGATCGCTTCCACCGGCCGCGGCCATGAGATTGCCATGCACGGCTACACCCATATTTGCCAGCGGTGCAGTCAATCCAGTCATGAGATGTTTTGCACCACGCACAATCTGCCGTTCACGTATGCCCAGCAGGAGAAGCTGGTGTACGACGGCCGGCAGATTCTGGCCGACAGTCTCGGCGTGCAAGCGCTCACCTTCGTGCCGCCCGGCCACCATGCCGACTCCACCACCTATCGGGTTTTGGTGGATCAGGGCTTTCGCTGGATTTCAACCAGCGGGCCGGCCAAAGTGTCTGTTGCCGGGGGCCTGTTTAACCTGCCGCCACACCGCGAATACACCTGGCAAATGGTGCCGGCAAGCTATCAAGCCCGGCTGCATCAGGCGCTGCAGGATGTGCGCAGCCTGGGCCGTGCCGACGGCTACTTTTGCCTGCTGTTCCACGATCCTTTCACGCGGCCGGGCTATGAGAATGGCCTGGTGGTGCGCTGGGTGGGGGAGGTTCTCGATTCGCTGCGTGCAGAATATGGCAGCGATCTGGTCTTTATGACACTGGCGGAGGCCGCGCAACACTTTGCCGGCCGGCTCACTGCCGTCACGCAGCACAACGCGGCCCCGCTGGCAGGTGCGCTGGTGCAGAATTATCCCAATCCTTTCAATGCGGCAACGCTGATCGAATTCCGTCTGGCGCAGGCTGCGCCGGTGCAGATGACGGTGTTCAATGCCAACGGCCAGGCGGTCGCGCAGTTGCTTGACGGCCGGCTGCCACAGGGCACCCATCGGGTTCGCTGGCAGGCCGCAGCCGCCGCCAGTGGTGTTTATTATTTGCGCTTGCAGGCGGGCGCGAGCAACACCACCTGCAAACTGCTGCTGCTCAGATGA
- a CDS encoding family 10 glycosylhydrolase, whose amino-acid sequence MSIRNLRVLALWLPALWLPAAVPLAAQTPELRGVWVTNVASQVLNSKPGIAAAMDSLKAAGLNAIFPVMYNNGYTLYPSLVMLGVTGELIDPAFQGRDVLAELLAEAHRVGLEVHPWFEYGFAASFGNNGGPILARNPGWAGKRLSTGGATDDEAIGGGFYWLSQAHPEVREFLLSLMLEVVENYDIDGVQLDRIRYGRVHFGRNPNNQILPSDFGYDDAHLARYRAEHNGADPPANPDDENWRRWRAGLLNEFTAAFCDTVKKINPHVLVSNAPVVYPYGYVYFMQDWPAAVRQGRPDFVVPQIYRFDLVSYTSELNNTKSRLPAGYDGFFAGMLIRSGSYQAPANLVVSFVEQNRRSAVAGGVFFFYEGMPPIARALHQQVFQQPVSPPFRRGLWRPPATIIAETAATVERTGSWTLLSGRGDSSYFSFDNRILTARGSSGAALRYSAEITTAAHYDVYLYQPYGPQLAREVTVRLLDGSGTQIKLNETNAVTRGWTLVGTSFLATGLQAVAELTTAGVPATQTVAADGLMLVLNRQLSPEVVVTAVVDQPAPAVPSAFALWQNYPNPFNPATTIAFAVPRRSLLRLEVFDLQGRRVAVAAAGDYPAGVHQVTFNAGQLAAGVYFYRLSASGWVATRKLVLMP is encoded by the coding sequence ATGTCCATTCGCAACCTCCGAGTGTTGGCGCTGTGGCTGCCGGCCCTTTGGCTGCCGGCCGCCGTGCCGCTGGCGGCGCAAACCCCCGAGCTGCGCGGCGTGTGGGTGACCAATGTGGCCTCACAGGTGCTCAACTCCAAGCCGGGCATTGCCGCGGCGATGGATTCCCTCAAAGCCGCCGGCCTGAATGCGATCTTCCCCGTGATGTACAACAACGGCTACACGCTTTATCCCAGCCTCGTCATGCTCGGCGTCACCGGCGAGCTGATCGATCCCGCCTTCCAGGGCCGCGATGTGCTGGCGGAGTTGCTTGCCGAGGCGCATCGCGTCGGTCTCGAGGTGCATCCCTGGTTCGAGTATGGCTTTGCCGCCTCCTTCGGCAACAACGGCGGGCCGATCCTGGCGCGCAATCCCGGCTGGGCCGGCAAGCGCCTCTCCACCGGCGGCGCCACGGATGATGAAGCCATTGGCGGCGGCTTTTACTGGCTCAGCCAGGCGCATCCGGAAGTGCGGGAATTTCTCCTCAGCCTGATGCTGGAGGTGGTCGAGAATTATGATATTGACGGCGTGCAACTCGATCGCATCCGCTATGGCCGCGTGCACTTCGGCCGCAACCCCAATAATCAGATTCTACCCTCCGATTTCGGGTATGATGATGCCCATCTGGCACGCTATCGGGCCGAGCACAACGGGGCGGATCCGCCCGCCAATCCCGATGACGAAAACTGGCGCCGCTGGCGTGCCGGTTTGCTGAATGAATTCACCGCCGCGTTTTGCGACACGGTGAAGAAGATCAATCCCCACGTTCTGGTGTCGAATGCGCCGGTGGTGTATCCCTATGGCTATGTTTATTTCATGCAGGATTGGCCTGCCGCCGTGCGCCAGGGCCGGCCGGATTTCGTGGTGCCGCAGATTTACCGCTTCGATCTGGTTTCCTACACCAGCGAATTGAACAACACCAAAAGCCGCCTCCCCGCCGGCTATGACGGTTTTTTTGCCGGCATGTTGATTCGCAGCGGCAGCTATCAGGCGCCCGCAAATTTGGTGGTGAGCTTTGTGGAGCAGAATCGTCGCAGCGCTGTGGCGGGGGGCGTGTTCTTTTTTTATGAAGGTATGCCGCCGATCGCGCGGGCGCTGCACCAGCAGGTGTTTCAACAGCCGGTGTCGCCGCCGTTTCGCCGGGGCTTGTGGCGGCCCCCCGCCACCATCATCGCGGAAACCGCGGCCACGGTGGAACGCACTGGCAGTTGGACTTTGCTGTCCGGCAGGGGGGATTCGAGCTATTTCAGTTTCGACAACCGGATTTTGACCGCGCGCGGCAGTTCGGGCGCCGCGCTGCGTTATTCCGCGGAAATCACCACCGCGGCACACTACGATGTCTATCTCTACCAGCCTTACGGGCCGCAACTCGCACGCGAAGTCACCGTGCGTCTGCTTGATGGCAGTGGCACGCAAATCAAGCTCAATGAGACCAACGCGGTTACGCGGGGATGGACCCTGGTGGGCACGAGTTTTCTGGCGACCGGGCTGCAAGCCGTTGCCGAGCTGACCACCGCCGGCGTGCCGGCCACGCAAACGGTGGCCGCCGATGGCCTGATGTTGGTCTTGAACCGCCAACTCAGCCCGGAAGTGGTGGTGACCGCAGTTGTCGACCAGCCTGCGCCTGCGGTGCCGTCCGCTTTTGCGTTGTGGCAAAATTATCCCAATCCTTTCAATCCTGCCACCACCATTGCCTTTGCGGTGCCGCGCCGCTCACTGCTGCGTTTGGAAGTTTTTGATCTGCAGGGCCGGCGCGTGGCCGTGGCTGCCGCGGGTGATTATCCGGCCGGTGTGCATCAGGTGACCTTTAATGCCGGACAGTTGGCCGCGGGCGTCTACTTCTACCGGCTCTCGGCCTCGGGCTGGGTTGCCACACGCAAGCTCGTGCTGATGCCTTAA
- a CDS encoding glycosyl transferase family 36: MSDHNQDSLPPNPYGHFTGDYREFVITRPDTPAPWVNYLWNEHYQALSSHVGGGFSFVQDPRDNRILRFRYNSLPWDQPGRYLYLHDGHEFWSLSWAPTQTLSYDHYEARHGLGYTIIATTRRGLAAEVTYFVPRGEAMECWLVKLENRSGERRRFDLFAYAELCLGNALNDLINQPNDKHFSAVRFRREWRGLAATRNYWKNTRGVTVEQPNQDWPFVVYFASTLPQAPAGFDGGREHFIGRWRSEANPAAVQRRRCFDSEITHGDPCVALQYDLELAAGETLTFAMLLGVADKAAADEQVPRVLQHYRQAGAVAAALATVKAHWHRHLSVLQAETPDPAFNALINVWTRYQTAVTFDMARNAGYYHGGLLFGTGIRDQCQDLWGPLLAEPAAVKARLLEIASYQFADGSTLHNYFRLARTGERTGHSDTPLWLPFAVINYLKETGDFSLLDAVVPFYDRGAAPLRQHVVLALDYVIGQLTARHLPRFGPGDWNDTLDYVGRGGTGETIWGAAFLCYLLREAGMLFDHLGERETARHYLAVYERVKTAINTLAWDGRWYVRGFKDNGEAFGSHRNSEGQIFIEPQSWAVLAGVATGERARQVLQAVREKLMTPFGPQIVSPAYRTVDPAIGLATRCVPGKKENGAVFNHAASWYVCAELLYGDVQLGWQTYRDMMPINSSSRAGQERYKTEPYVYAEYVTSPEHPTAGEASHSWLTGSAVWMLRIGTDVILGLQPTYRGLKLDPHLPVNWPRVRLHRAFRGTIYEVEIEQSAKFDAPRRLLVNGEVCEDDVLPQRPGAVLHVHLQLRTTV, encoded by the coding sequence ATGTCCGATCACAATCAGGATTCTCTGCCCCCCAACCCCTATGGCCATTTCACGGGCGATTATCGTGAATTCGTCATCACCCGTCCCGACACGCCCGCGCCCTGGGTGAATTATTTGTGGAACGAACATTACCAGGCACTGAGCAGCCACGTCGGCGGCGGGTTCTCCTTCGTACAGGACCCGCGCGACAACCGCATTCTGCGCTTTCGTTACAACAGCCTGCCTTGGGATCAGCCCGGCCGTTATCTTTATCTGCATGACGGCCACGAATTCTGGTCGTTGTCGTGGGCGCCCACCCAAACGCTGTCCTACGATCATTATGAAGCCCGGCACGGCCTGGGCTACACCATCATCGCCACCACGCGGCGGGGTTTAGCGGCTGAAGTAACGTACTTTGTTCCCCGCGGCGAAGCGATGGAATGCTGGCTGGTCAAGCTGGAAAATCGCAGCGGGGAACGCCGGCGCTTTGATTTGTTTGCCTATGCCGAGCTGTGTTTGGGGAATGCCCTCAATGATCTGATCAACCAGCCCAATGACAAGCATTTCAGTGCGGTGCGTTTCCGCCGCGAATGGCGCGGCCTGGCTGCCACGCGCAACTATTGGAAGAACACCCGCGGGGTCACTGTGGAACAGCCGAATCAGGACTGGCCGTTCGTCGTCTATTTCGCCAGCACGCTGCCGCAGGCGCCGGCCGGGTTCGACGGCGGCAGGGAGCATTTCATCGGCCGCTGGCGCTCGGAAGCCAATCCCGCAGCGGTGCAGCGCCGGCGCTGTTTTGATTCGGAAATCACTCACGGCGATCCGTGCGTCGCGCTGCAATATGACCTGGAACTCGCGGCGGGGGAGACGTTGACCTTTGCCATGCTGCTTGGCGTCGCCGATAAAGCGGCCGCGGACGAGCAGGTCCCGCGCGTCTTGCAGCATTATCGCCAGGCGGGTGCGGTGGCGGCGGCGCTCGCGACGGTGAAAGCCCATTGGCACCGGCATCTTTCCGTGCTGCAGGCTGAAACACCCGACCCCGCTTTCAACGCTCTGATCAACGTATGGACGCGCTACCAGACTGCGGTGACCTTTGACATGGCGCGCAACGCCGGCTATTATCACGGCGGCCTGCTGTTCGGCACCGGCATTCGGGATCAATGCCAGGATCTATGGGGGCCGTTGCTCGCCGAACCTGCGGCGGTGAAGGCGCGCTTGCTCGAAATCGCTTCCTATCAATTCGCCGATGGCTCGACCCTGCATAATTATTTCCGCCTCGCGCGCACCGGCGAGCGCACCGGGCATTCCGATACTCCGCTGTGGCTGCCTTTCGCGGTGATCAACTATCTTAAAGAAACCGGCGATTTCTCCCTGCTCGATGCTGTTGTGCCGTTTTATGATCGTGGTGCGGCCCCGCTGCGGCAGCATGTCGTGCTGGCGCTCGACTATGTCATCGGCCAGCTTACGGCGCGGCATCTGCCGCGCTTTGGACCGGGTGATTGGAATGACACGCTCGACTATGTCGGCCGCGGCGGCACCGGTGAAACCATTTGGGGTGCGGCCTTCCTGTGTTATCTGCTGCGGGAAGCCGGGATGCTGTTTGACCATCTCGGCGAGCGGGAAACCGCACGTCACTATCTCGCCGTCTATGAGCGGGTGAAGACGGCGATCAACACGCTCGCCTGGGATGGCCGCTGGTATGTGCGCGGTTTCAAAGACAATGGAGAAGCGTTCGGCTCACATCGCAATTCAGAGGGGCAGATCTTTATCGAGCCGCAATCCTGGGCCGTGCTCGCCGGCGTGGCGACCGGCGAGCGGGCCCGACAAGTGTTGCAGGCGGTGCGCGAAAAACTGATGACACCTTTTGGTCCGCAAATCGTCTCTCCCGCCTATCGCACTGTCGATCCGGCGATCGGCCTGGCGACACGCTGCGTGCCGGGCAAAAAGGAAAACGGCGCGGTGTTCAATCATGCCGCCTCGTGGTACGTTTGTGCCGAGCTGTTGTACGGCGATGTGCAACTCGGCTGGCAGACTTATCGTGACATGATGCCCATCAACAGCAGCAGCCGTGCCGGTCAGGAGCGTTACAAAACCGAACCCTATGTCTACGCCGAGTATGTCACCAGCCCCGAACATCCCACCGCGGGGGAGGCGAGCCATTCCTGGCTGACCGGCTCGGCGGTGTGGATGCTGCGCATCGGCACGGACGTGATCCTGGGATTGCAACCAACTTATCGCGGCCTGAAGCTGGATCCGCATTTGCCGGTCAACTGGCCGCGCGTGCGTCTGCACCGCGCGTTCCGCGGCACGATCTATGAAGTCGAAATCGAGCAAAGCGCAAAATTCGATGCGCCACGGCGCCTGCTGGTGAACGGTGAAGTATGCGAGGACGACGTTCTGCCGCAGCGGCCGGGCGCCGTGCTGCACGTGCACCTGCAGTTGCGCACGACAGTGTGA